A single Pan paniscus chromosome 21, NHGRI_mPanPan1-v2.0_pri, whole genome shotgun sequence DNA region contains:
- the CDK5RAP1 gene encoding mitochondrial tRNA methylthiotransferase CDK5RAP1 isoform X5 produces MHPLQCVLQVQRSLGWGPLASVSWLTLRMCRAHSSLSSTMCPSPERQEDGARKDFSSRLAAGPTFQHFLKSASAPQEKLSSEVEDPPPYLTMDELLGRQRKVYLETYGCQMNVNDTEIAWSILQKSGYLRTSNLQEADVILLVTCSIREKAEQTIWNRLHQLKALKTRRPRSRVPLRIGILGCMAERLKEEILNREKMVDILAGPDAYRDLPRLLAVAESGQQAANVLLSLDETYADVMPVQTSASATSAFVSIMRGCDNMCSYCIVPFTRGRERSRPIASILEEVKKLSEQGLKEVTLLGQNVNSFRDNSEVQFNNAVPTNLSRGFTTNYKTKQGGLRFAHLLDQVSRVDPEMRIRFTSPHPKDFPDEVLQLIHERDNICKQIHLPAQSGSSRVLEAMRRGYSREAYVELVHHIRESIPGVSLSSDFIAGFCGETEEDHVQTVSLLREVQYNMGFLFAYSMRQKTRAYHRLKDDVPEEVKLRRLEELITIFREEATKANQTSVGCTQLVLVEGITSASSQTLRGHVLCRTTLRDSSAYC; encoded by the exons ATGCATCCTTTACAGTGTGTCCTCCAAGTGCAGAGGTCTCTGGGTTGGGGACCATTGGCCTCTGTGTCTTGGCTGACGCTGAGGATGTGCAGGGCACACAGCAGTCTCTCTAGTACCATGTGTCCCAGTccagagaggcaggaggatggagcTCGGAAGGATTTCAGCTCCAGGCTGGCTGCTGGACCgacttttcaacattttttaaaaagtgcctcAGCTCCTCAGGAGAAGCTGTCTTCAGAAGTGGAAGACCCACCTCCCTATCTCACGATGGATGAACTTCTTGGAAGGCAGAGAAAAG TCTACCTCGAGACCTATGGCTGCCAGATGAATGTGAATGACACAGAGATAGCCTGGTCCATCTTACAGAAGAGTGGCTACCTGCGAACCAGTAACCTCCAGGAG GCAGATGTGATTCTCCTTGTCACGTGCTCTATCAG GGAGAAGGCTGAGCAGACCATCTGGAACCGTTTACATCAGCTTAAAGCCTTGAAGACAAGGCGGCCCCGCTCCCGGGTTCCTCTGAGGATTGGAATTCTAG gCTGCATGGCTGAGAGGTTGAAGGAGGAGATTCTCAACAGAGAGAAAATGGTAGATATTTTGGCTGGTCCTGACGCCTACCGGGACCTTCCCCGGCTGCTGGCTGTTGCTGAGTCGGGTCAGCAAGCTGCCAACGTGCTGCTCTCTCTGGACGAGACCTATGCTGATGTCATGCCAGTCCAGACAAGCGCCAGTGCCACGTCTGCCTTTGT GTCGATCATGCGAGGCTGTGACAACATGTGTAGCTACTGCATTGTTCCTTTCACCCGGGGCAGGGAGAGGAGTCGGCCTATTGCCTCCATTCTAGAGGAAGTGAAGAAGCTTTCTGAGCAG GGGCTGAAAGAAGTGACACTTCTTGGTCAGAATGTTAATAGTTTTCGGGACAATTCAGAGGTCCAGTTCAACAATGCAGTACCTACCAATCTCAGTCGTGGCTTTACCACCAACTATAAAACCAAGCAAGGAGGACTTCGTTTTGCTCATCTTCTGGATCAGGTCTCCAGAGTAGATCCTGAAATGAGGATCCGCTTTACCTCTCCCCACCCCAAGGATTTTCCCGATGAG GTTCTGCAGCTGATTCATGAGAGAGATAACATCTGTAAACAGATCCACCTGCCAGCCCAGAGTGGAAGCAGCCGTGTGTTGGAGGCCATGCGGAGGGG ATATTCAAGAGAAGCTTATGTGGAGTTAGTTCACCATATTAGAGAATCTATTCCAG GTGTGAGCCTTAGCAGCGATTTCATTGCTGGCTTTTGTGGTGAGACGGAGGAAGATCACGTCCAGACAGTCTCTTTGCTCCGGGAAGTTCAGTACAACATGGGCTTCCTCTTTGCCTACAGCATGAGACAG aagacaCGGGCATATCATAGGCTGAAGGATGATGTCCCGGAAGAGGTAAAATTAAGGCGTTTGGAGGAACTCATCACTATCTTCCGAGAAGAAGCAACAAAAGCCAATCAGACCTCTGTGGGCTGTACCCAGTTGGTGCTAGTGGAAGGG